A stretch of the Takifugu flavidus isolate HTHZ2018 chromosome 1, ASM371156v2, whole genome shotgun sequence genome encodes the following:
- the LOC130528481 gene encoding rho GTPase-activating protein 20-like: protein METMSPQQGTMGQNRSDSLTGEIKSLPENKKKMKTLAQRRQSAPSLVISKALTRSRSTSRESCLTPVSPESCPLVQAFLAECPARLFLDHAQAQLKTGLQTQERHLFLFNDTLLVAKAKSPTHFKVKAQARVCEMWVSHCIEEVCEGSTNPEKSFVVGWPTCNFVATFSSEEHKNKWLELIKSGILEGKDRDDPKTVPLKIFAKDVGNCAYAKTLAVSNADSTDDVIRMALLQFGISGCVKDHRLWVSSSKDEPPYPLIGHEFPFSVKMSHIRNGGSSAAGLGGGAIRDPTSPTDCPGVLLLDQCLPPDNQCQFILKPNKAVLGQVQLMEPAQQKTFKRKRSLINWPFWKGSNPQLDSVPLSPTSLGPTQGRLFGRSLSSICSPEHDLPKPVMDMLVHLYLEGPYTRGVFRRSAGAKACRELREQLDRGTEDPEITHQSVFVIAAVLKDFLRNIPGSLLCVDLYDRWMDAMGTEGAEEKMQSIHRLLHLLPGENLLLLRHVIAVLHCIQGNAQDNQMNAFNLSVCIAPSMLWSQAPSTPEMEGEGTKKVCELVRLLIENCCGALGDDVTALFRSFSQKSSSSDHGSDVSSFQMNDSSYDSLENELNDDPESPYQEQLPLRDKDKPDSRSRDSVITLSDCDPDPDPEAELLLQLPQLARPRRFSPAVRQPRPRQANGQSQGPRRLRRSSEPALTLESMTPSCTVTALANTQRLPVRKASYDAAMEGKGEEDRVFLEQRLSGLQLKEEEEESNKKGGAKVQNGGRRKVKHTPPPPLRLDASCSSLSSPATSPTGSSLSSLDSAFSQYSTDYTTNGAVPLAEPAPLSPGRPEMSPKGSPPQREAWTQPSQPPSNSHGLHPNTWLSKDRCLSLRQPEEDTPAANRKTPTSNGYSTLQEAKSRTCQRRSSSPPSYQQALLQLQRNRSPFYRGTEKPLTVKELRQLHDQTPSYNPKPQTGSDVTPRLGTNDHVQPPQGVFYGQSGTTLVLQRQKSHPLTQDTKGQKAVGTLNLPRRASEPPVVNLNLTSSLTRDRAHASKGTGGLRVSEVESSHSEPRFCLSPSATRAVRDYFSSQGQEDADGCLRRSQEVALAIVQRKREWQSRRCSDPRVDEFEKLFFAEESYV, encoded by the exons ATGGAAACCATGTCGCCGCAGCAGGGGACCATGGGACAGAACAGGTCCGACTCGCTGACGGGGGAGATCAAGTCGCTGCCCGAAAACAAAAAG aagatgaagaccTTGGCTCAGAGGCGGCAGTCGGCTCCCTCACTGGTCATCAGCAAAGCACTCACCAGATCACGGAGCACGTCCAG GGAAAGCTGCCTGACACCAGTCAGCCCAGAATCATGTCCACTCGTCCAGGCCTTCCTCGCCGAGTGTCCAGCCCGTCTGTTCTTGGATCACGCCCAAGCACAGCTGAAGACAGGCCTGCAGACCCAGGAGAGACACCTCTTCCTCTTTAATGACACCCTCCTGGTCGCCAAGGCCAA ATCTCCCACCCATTTTAAGGTGAAGGCCCAAGCCCGAGTGTGTGAGATGTGGGTGTCCCACTGCATAGAGGAAGTGTGTGAGGGAAGCACAAACCCAGAGAAGAGCTTCGTCGTGGGCTGGCCCACCTGCAACTTCGTGGCCACCTTCAG cTCGGAGGAGCACAAGAACAAGTGGTTGGAGCTCATCAAAAG CGGGATCCTTGAGGGAAAAGACAGGGACGACCCCAAGACGGTCCCCCTGAAGATCTTCGCCAAGGACGTTGGAAACTGCGCATAT GCCAAGACGCTCGCGGTCAGCAACGCCGACAGCACCGATGATGTCATCCGCATGGCCCTGCTGCAGTTTGGCATATCG GGCTGTGTGAAGGACCACCGGTTGTGGGTGAGCTCCAGTAAGGATGAGCCTCCGTATCCTCTCATTG GCCACGAGTTTCCCTTCAGTGTCAAGATGAGCCACATTCGGAATGGCGGGAGCAGCGCTGCGGGTCTGGGAGGAGGAGCCATCAGGGATCCCACCAGTCCCACAGACTGTCCGggggtcctgctgctggaccagtgCCTCCCACCTGACAACCAGTGCCAGTTCATCCTCAAACCCAACAAGGCTGTCCTGGGACAGGTGCAACTTATGG AACCTGCTCAGCAAAAGACCTTCAAGAGGAAGCGATCCCTGATCAACTGGCCCTTCTGGAAGGGCTCCAACCCCCAGCTGGACAGCGTGCCCCTGTCCCCCACCTCGCTCGGCCCCACTCAGGGGCGGCTGTTCGGACGGTCGCTAAGCTCCATCTGCTCTCCAGAACATGACCTGCCCAAGCCCGTCATG GACATGCTGGTGCATCTGTACCTGGAGGGGCCGTACACCAggggggtcttcaggaggtcgGCTGGAGCCAAAGCCTGCCGGGAACTCCGGGAGCAACTGGACAGAGGAACCGAGGATCCAGAGATCACACATCAATCTGTGTTCGTCATCGCTGCTGTCCtgaag GACTTCCTGCGGAATATCCCGGGCAGCCTGCTGTGCGTGGATCTGTATGACCGGTGGATGGATGCGATGGGAACTGAGGGGGCAGAGGAGAAAATGCAATCCATCCACAG GTTGCTCCACCTCCTGCCTGGTGaaaacctcctcctgctgcGGCACGTTATCGCCGTGTTGCACTGTATCCAAGGCAACGCTCAAGACAACCAGATGAATGCCTTCAACTTGTCCGTCTGCATCGCGCCCAGCATGCTTTGGTCCCAGGCACCAAGCACCCctgagatggagggggagggcaCCAAAAAG GTGTGTGAGCTGGTGCGACTCCTCATAGAGAACTGCTGCGGCGCTCTGGGAGACGACGTGACGGCGCTGTTCAGAAGCTTCagccagaagagcagcagcagcgaccacgGATCAG ATGTGTCGTCCTTCCAGATGAATGACTCTTCCTACGACAGCCTAGAGAACGAGCTGAACGACGACCCTGAGTCGCCCTaccaggagcagctgccatTGCGCGACAAGGACAAACCAGACAGTCGCAGCCGGGACTCCGTCATCACCCTCAGCGACtgtgaccctgatcctgacccggAGGCTGAGCTCCTATTGCAGCTCCCCCAACTGGCCAGGCCGAGGAGGTTCAGCCCCGCGGTGCGACAGCCGCGCCCCCGCCAGGCCAACGGGCAGTCCCAGGGCCCCAGAAGGCTGCGGAGGAGTTCGGAACCTGCCTTAACGCTGGAAAGCATGACCCCCTCGTGCACAGTGACGGCACTAGCTAACACACAGCGTCTGCCTGTGCGAAAGGCGAGCTACGATGCAGCCATggaagggaagggggaggaggacagggtgtTTCTGGAGCAGAGGCTGAGCGGTCttcagctgaaggaggaggaagaagagtcgAATAAGAAGGGTGGCGCCAAAGTCCAAAACGGTGGACGGAGGAAGGTGAAGCACACCCCTCCGCCGCCGTTGCGTCTGGACGCCAGCTGTTCCAGCCTGTCGTCACCTGCAACCTCGCCCACAGGCTCCTCCCTCAGTTCTTTAGACTCCGCCTTCTCACAGTACTCTACTGACTACACCACCAATGGTGCCGTTCCACTGGCAGAGCCTGCACCCCTCTCACCAGGGCGGCCAGAGATGTCACCCAAAGGCTCCCCACCTCAGAGGGAGGCCTGGACACAACCAAGCCAACCCCCCTCCAATTCTCACGGACTCCATCCCAACACGTGGCTCAGTAAGGACCGCTGCCTGTCACTACGGCAGCCCGAGGAGGACACGCCCGCGGCGAACAGAAAGACTCCAACCAGTAATGGTTACTCCACCCTCCAGGAGGCCAAAAGCAGAACCTGCCAAAGGAGATCCAGCAGCCCTCCGTCCTACCAgcaggctctgctgcagctgcagcgcaaCCGCTCGCCATTCTATCGAGGCACAGAGAAACCTCTGACGGTCAAAGAACTGAGGCAGCTCCACGACCAGACTCCCAGCTACAACCCTaaaccacaaacaggaagtgatgtcactcCGAGGTTGGGAACAAATGATCATGTGCAGCCCCCACAGGGAGTTTTCTATGGACAAAGTGGAACCACTTTAGTCCTCCAAAGGCAAAAGTCCCACCCTCTGACTCAGGACACGAAAGGACAAAAAGCAGTAGGGACCCTTAATCTTCCGCGAAGGGCATCGGAACCTCCCGTGGTCAACTTAaacctcacctccagcctcacgcGTGACAGAGCTCACGCTTCAAAGGGTACAGGAGGGTTGAGAGTGTCTGAGGTGGAGAGCAGCCACAGCGAGCCAcgcttctgtctgtctccatccGCCACCAGGGCAGTGAGGGACTACTTTTCCTCCCAGGGCCAGGAGGATGCAGACGGCTGCctgaggaggagtcaggaggtggcgctggctattgtacagagaaagagagaatggCAGAGCCGGCGGTGCAGTGACCCACGGGTGGATGAGTTTGAGAAACTGTTTTTTGCAGAAGAATCGTACGTGTAA